GGAAATAAATGATCTATAAACAAGTGGGCAAATTAAATAGATAAATCCATATTTGccatgaagaaaataaaccatggtAATATGTTCATgtgatgggtgtgtgtgtgtgtgtgtgtgtgtgtgtgtgtgtgtatgtgtgtgtgtatgtgtgtgtgcatgtgccagCACTTTCATGTACACTGGCTACTTTGAGGAAGTGATAATTGCATTGAGTTTTGAATAACAAGAAGCTGCCGGCCACATGAAACCATAGAAGGAAAGTGTTCTGGGCGGAAGGAACAGTTACTCCAAAAATCCTAAGACAGGGCTAGGCAGGTTTGCTTGAGAAACAGGAAGGACAGGATGGCAACATCATATTGAAAACAGAGGAGATAAAAAATGAGAATCTAGCCCaaagtggtggcacacacctgtaatcccaacagttcagGAGGTAGGAGggcacattcaaagccagcctcagcaatttagcgaggacatgtatctaaataaaaagggctggggatatggcttagtggttaagtgcccctgggttcaatccccagtaccaaaacaaaaacaaaaacagattatTTCAGGGCTTTTTCCTGTTGTCATGATGTGTGTGTTTGATTCCATCCCTCACTGTGTCTTCTCACAAGGCTTTCAGGATCAACAAATTCCTaaccaagaaacaaaagcaaaatcattCCATTCCCCAATGGATTCAGATGGAAACTGATAATAAAATCAGGTACAACTCCAAGAGAAGACAGTGGAGGAAAATCAACCTGGGTCTACAAGGAATTCCACATGAGATGCTGTATCATGTATTTATGCTGTATCATGGTCCTGATCAACTTTCCATGTCAAGCTGAAAATATCATCACTGTTAGGACAGATGGGCATAGTTACCTGGGAAGCTAATCTTTCTTTAGGTATGAAAGCATCATAGTACCCCGTTCAGTTGGTTCAGTAATAAATACGtgaatctttggaaaaataaaaaaaaaaggaacgaaacacagtggcacactcctaaTTCCAACGACTTGGGATGCTgaagaggaggatcacaagttcaagtccaacctcagcaacttagtgaggccctaagcaacttagtgagaccctgtcttaaaataaaaaggactgggattgtgTATGACTGAGTGGTaaagtttaatctccagtatcaaaaaaaaaaaaaaaa
This window of the Ictidomys tridecemlineatus isolate mIctTri1 chromosome 3, mIctTri1.hap1, whole genome shotgun sequence genome carries:
- the LOC101956058 gene encoding large ribosomal subunit protein eL39-like, with protein sequence LTVSSHKAFRINKFLTKKQKQNHSIPQWIQMETDNKIRYNSKRRQWRKINLGLQGIPHEMLYHVFMLYHGPDQLSMSS